In Streptomyces nodosus, one DNA window encodes the following:
- a CDS encoding DUF6213 family protein — MNREVTLPLIVDDHGTLQVAAADVSKLLRTLGGRWLRLVEAGEDGLDEDTVATLTIELAKLADRIDVACIAHSSRR; from the coding sequence GACCCTGCCTCTGATCGTCGACGACCACGGCACATTGCAGGTGGCGGCCGCGGATGTCAGCAAGCTGCTGCGCACCCTCGGCGGCCGGTGGCTGCGTCTGGTGGAGGCCGGCGAGGACGGTCTCGACGAGGACACGGTGGCGACGCTCACCATCGAACTCGCCAAGCTCGCGGACCGGATCGACGTGGCCTGCATCGCGCACAGCTCGCGCCGCTGA